The following are encoded together in the Naumannella cuiyingiana genome:
- the pstC gene encoding phosphate ABC transporter permease subunit PstC translates to MSKVTPAARAAADPAPKDPMEPGTVTPPTSSKPVSRLGDTVFSGLATWSGIIILVVLALVAAFLLWQGAPALIAPAEELPYGSFWPWVGPLVFGTVWAAFLALVMAVPVSIGIALFISHYAPRRLAAGLGYVIDLLAAVPSVVFGLWGISVLAPALQPAYSWLADNLGFIPLFAPPASGTGRTIFTAAVVLAVMILPIVTALSRELFLQTPRLHEEAALALGATRWEMIRTAVLPYARPGLVSAAMLGLGRALGETMAVAMVLSPALLISFALLQPTNPNTIAANIALSFPESYGLGVNQLIASGLVLFVITLAVNMIARWIVSRRKDFSGAN, encoded by the coding sequence ATGAGCAAGGTGACACCGGCCGCGCGCGCAGCCGCAGATCCGGCCCCGAAGGACCCCATGGAACCCGGCACCGTCACACCTCCCACCAGCAGCAAGCCGGTCAGCCGACTGGGCGACACCGTCTTCAGCGGCCTGGCCACCTGGTCCGGCATCATCATCCTGGTCGTGCTCGCGCTGGTCGCGGCGTTCCTGCTCTGGCAGGGCGCCCCGGCGCTGATCGCCCCGGCGGAGGAGCTGCCCTACGGGTCGTTCTGGCCCTGGGTCGGGCCGCTCGTCTTCGGCACCGTCTGGGCGGCGTTCCTGGCGCTGGTGATGGCCGTCCCGGTGTCGATCGGGATCGCGCTGTTCATCAGCCACTACGCTCCCCGCCGGCTGGCCGCCGGTCTCGGCTACGTGATCGACCTGCTGGCCGCGGTGCCGTCGGTGGTCTTCGGCCTGTGGGGGATCAGCGTGCTCGCCCCCGCGCTCCAGCCGGCCTACTCCTGGCTCGCCGACAACCTGGGCTTCATCCCACTCTTCGCCCCGCCGGCGTCCGGCACCGGGCGCACGATCTTCACCGCCGCCGTGGTGCTCGCGGTGATGATCCTGCCCATCGTCACCGCCCTGAGCCGCGAGCTGTTCCTGCAGACGCCACGCCTGCACGAGGAAGCGGCGCTGGCGTTGGGGGCCACCCGGTGGGAGATGATCCGTACCGCCGTGCTGCCCTATGCCCGGCCCGGTCTGGTCTCGGCCGCCATGCTCGGTCTCGGCCGGGCGCTCGGCGAGACGATGGCCGTCGCCATGGTGCTCTCGCCGGCGCTGCTGATCTCGTTCGCGCTGCTGCAGCCGACCAACCCGAACACCATCGCCGCGAACATCGCCCTGAGCTTCCCCGAGTCCTACGGGCTCGGCGTCAACCAGCTCATCGCCAGCGGCCTGGTGCTGTTCGTGATCACCCTGGCCGTCAACATGATCGCGCGCTGGATCGTCAGCCGGCGCAAGGACTTCTCGGGAGCCAACTGA
- the pstS gene encoding phosphate ABC transporter substrate-binding protein PstS, giving the protein MKMRVGAAALASAALLLSACAANEGGGTPGGDAGGGSALSGTLAAAGASSMASAQEAWVAQFQTANPDVTVNYSPDGSGAGREAFTGGGVDWAGSDRAMKPEEVAPEALASSRCAEGSSAMNLPVYISPIALIYNIEGVDSLQLDAPTIAKIFKGEITKWNDKAIADQNPGTTLPDLQITAVHRADDSGTTENFTDYLNAAAPKVWDAEPDGEWPYKGGEAAPQTSGMVDAVTNGTGTIGYADASRAGDLGVVKVKVGDKYLEYSPEAASAIVTESPKVEDPGLSPNDQSIEIDRNAEGDVYPIVLVSYAIACDQYKDPKTAELVKAYLSYIASPEGQQEAVKSAGIAPLSDETSQAVATSLQAIK; this is encoded by the coding sequence ATGAAGATGCGTGTGGGCGCCGCCGCGCTTGCCTCGGCGGCACTCCTGCTGTCGGCCTGCGCCGCGAACGAAGGCGGCGGTACGCCGGGTGGGGACGCGGGGGGCGGCAGCGCCCTCTCCGGCACCCTGGCCGCCGCGGGCGCCTCCTCGATGGCGTCGGCCCAGGAGGCCTGGGTCGCCCAGTTCCAGACCGCCAACCCGGACGTCACGGTCAACTACTCCCCGGACGGTTCGGGCGCGGGTCGTGAGGCGTTCACCGGTGGCGGCGTCGACTGGGCCGGTTCGGACCGCGCGATGAAGCCCGAGGAGGTGGCTCCGGAGGCGCTCGCCAGCTCGCGTTGCGCCGAGGGCAGCTCGGCGATGAACCTGCCGGTCTACATCTCCCCGATCGCGCTGATCTACAACATCGAGGGCGTCGACAGCCTGCAGTTGGACGCTCCGACCATCGCGAAGATCTTCAAGGGTGAGATCACCAAGTGGAACGACAAGGCGATCGCCGACCAGAACCCGGGCACGACGCTGCCCGATCTGCAGATCACCGCGGTGCACCGCGCGGACGACTCGGGCACCACCGAGAACTTCACCGACTACCTGAACGCCGCCGCCCCCAAGGTGTGGGACGCGGAGCCGGACGGTGAGTGGCCCTACAAGGGTGGCGAGGCCGCACCGCAGACCTCCGGCATGGTCGATGCCGTCACCAACGGCACGGGCACCATCGGGTACGCCGATGCGTCTCGCGCCGGTGACCTCGGCGTGGTCAAGGTGAAGGTCGGCGACAAGTACCTGGAGTACTCGCCGGAGGCCGCCTCGGCGATCGTCACCGAGTCCCCGAAGGTCGAGGATCCGGGCCTGTCGCCGAACGACCAGTCGATCGAGATCGACCGGAACGCCGAGGGTGACGTCTACCCGATCGTGCTGGTCTCGTACGCGATCGCGTGCGACCAGTACAAGGACCCGAAGACCGCCGAGCTGGTCAAGGCGTACCTGTCCTACATCGCCTCGCCCGAGGGTCAGCAGGAGGCGGTGAAGTCGGCCGGCATCGCGCCGCTGTCCGACGAGACCTCCCAGGCTGTCGCCACCTCGCTGCAGGCCATCAAGTGA
- a CDS encoding NUDIX hydrolase has protein sequence MSGSGRKILAAGAAVFDSSGRVLVIHRPGHADITLPKGKLERGEHPAVAAVREVAEETGAIVALEAQLPTVHYPTPAGPKSVDWWRARLLEQRPRTPDDEVDRAWWLSPAEAARELTHDSDRQTLAAALAAGPGPALIVLRHGKALARKAWDGTDLARPLAPAGQRQADTLADVLAAYGVRTVISSPAERCVATVRPYASRHGLRIALPAGLTEPCGERDPAQVRRIVADAAREAARTGRAVVLCGHRPVLPDMLRAAGLPEAALVPGELRTRNLSADPASSGPAERDPSGIGR, from the coding sequence TTGTCCGGATCGGGCCGGAAGATCCTGGCCGCGGGCGCCGCCGTCTTCGACAGCTCGGGCCGCGTCCTGGTGATCCATCGCCCCGGTCATGCCGACATCACGCTGCCCAAGGGCAAGCTGGAGCGCGGCGAGCATCCGGCCGTCGCGGCCGTCCGCGAGGTCGCCGAGGAGACCGGCGCGATCGTCGCACTGGAGGCCCAACTGCCGACGGTGCACTATCCGACGCCCGCCGGACCGAAGTCGGTCGACTGGTGGCGGGCGAGGCTGCTCGAGCAGAGGCCGCGTACCCCCGACGACGAGGTCGACCGCGCGTGGTGGCTGAGCCCGGCGGAGGCGGCCCGCGAACTGACCCACGACTCGGACCGGCAGACCCTGGCCGCGGCGCTGGCGGCCGGCCCCGGCCCCGCCCTGATCGTCCTGCGGCACGGCAAGGCGCTGGCCCGCAAGGCCTGGGACGGCACGGACCTGGCCCGCCCGCTGGCCCCGGCGGGGCAGCGCCAGGCCGACACGCTGGCGGACGTGTTGGCCGCCTACGGGGTGCGCACCGTGATCAGTTCGCCCGCCGAGCGCTGCGTGGCGACGGTACGCCCCTATGCCAGCCGCCACGGGCTCCGGATCGCGCTTCCCGCCGGTCTCACCGAACCCTGCGGGGAGCGGGATCCGGCACAGGTACGCCGGATCGTGGCCGACGCCGCCCGGGAGGCGGCCCGCACCGGCCGGGCGGTGGTGCTGTGCGGCCACCGGCCCGTGCTGCCCGACATGTTGCGCGCGGCGGGGCTGCCGGAGGCGGCCCTCGTCCCGGGCGAGCTGCGTACCCGGAATCTGTCCGCCGACCCCGCGTCCAGCGGGCCCGCGGAGCGTGATCCCTCCGGTATCGGCCGTTAA
- a CDS encoding RNA degradosome polyphosphate kinase, with protein MEPRTEESEAGTFLPDDRFADRELSWLAFNNRVLDLARDRARIPLLERAKFLAIFSANLDEFFMVRVAGLKRRMAAGVAVPGVSGVLPRDLHRAILERTRELVGEQSRVFVEQVRPELAGHGIEILRWDQLRAPEKDRMRTLFAERIFPVLTPLAVDPSHPFPYISGLSLNLAVLLKHPTTGARQFARVKVPNILPRLVALGDGRFVPLEDVIARHLDQLFSGMQVLQHHMFRVTRNEDLEVEEDDAENLLFALEKELLRRKIGRPPVRLEVEDDMDPKMLELLMGELDISPEEVFSVPGPLDLTGLFGLGGLDREELKYPAFLPSTHPDLAEVETAQPADLFSALKRRDVLLHHPYDSFATSVQRFIEQAAADPHVLAIKQTLYRTSGDSPIVDALIEAAQAGKQVLAVVEIKARFDEQANIAWARKLEQAGCHVIYGLMGLKTHCKLSMVVREEPEGLRRYAHIGTGNYNPKTARMYEDMGLLTANPIITEDVARLFNHLSGMTQEVNYRRLLVAPHGIRQGLLAQIEDEIANHRAGLPAGIRFKVNSLVDEAITDALYRASQAGVPVDLWVRGICTIRPGVPGLSETIRVRSVLGRFLEHSRIFWFAAGGRPRVGIGSADLMHRNLDRRVETVVSLNNSAHVRRIEELFTLAFDDGTAAWRLVDEEWTERTHDDAGEPLLDLQEHLIEQVARRRVKDG; from the coding sequence CTGGAGCCGCGCACCGAAGAGTCGGAAGCGGGCACCTTCCTGCCCGATGATCGTTTCGCCGATCGGGAACTGTCCTGGCTGGCGTTCAACAACCGGGTGCTCGACCTGGCCCGTGACCGCGCGCGGATCCCGCTGCTGGAGCGCGCGAAGTTCCTGGCGATCTTCTCGGCCAATCTGGACGAGTTCTTCATGGTCCGGGTGGCCGGCCTGAAGCGCCGGATGGCCGCCGGGGTCGCGGTGCCGGGCGTGTCCGGCGTACTCCCCCGCGACCTGCACCGAGCGATCCTCGAACGCACCCGCGAGCTGGTCGGCGAGCAGTCGCGGGTCTTCGTCGAGCAGGTACGCCCGGAGCTCGCCGGCCACGGCATCGAGATCCTGCGCTGGGACCAGCTCCGGGCACCGGAGAAGGACCGGATGCGGACCCTGTTCGCCGAGCGGATCTTCCCCGTCCTGACCCCGCTCGCGGTCGACCCGTCGCATCCCTTCCCCTACATCTCGGGGCTGTCGCTCAACCTGGCCGTGCTGCTCAAGCACCCGACCACGGGCGCGCGCCAGTTCGCCCGGGTCAAGGTGCCGAACATCCTGCCGCGGCTGGTGGCCCTCGGCGACGGCCGGTTCGTCCCGCTGGAGGACGTCATCGCCCGGCACCTGGACCAGCTCTTCTCCGGGATGCAGGTGCTGCAGCACCACATGTTCCGGGTGACCCGCAACGAGGATCTCGAGGTGGAGGAGGACGACGCCGAGAACCTGCTCTTCGCGCTGGAGAAGGAGCTGCTGCGGCGCAAGATCGGCCGGCCGCCCGTGCGGCTGGAGGTCGAGGACGACATGGACCCGAAGATGCTCGAGCTGCTGATGGGCGAGCTCGACATCTCCCCCGAGGAGGTCTTCTCGGTGCCGGGGCCGCTCGATCTGACCGGGCTGTTCGGGCTCGGCGGGTTGGATCGCGAGGAGCTCAAGTACCCGGCCTTCCTGCCCTCCACCCACCCGGACCTGGCCGAGGTCGAGACCGCCCAGCCGGCCGATCTGTTCAGCGCGCTGAAGCGCCGCGACGTGCTGCTGCACCACCCCTACGACAGCTTCGCGACCAGCGTGCAGCGGTTCATCGAACAGGCCGCCGCCGACCCGCACGTGCTGGCGATCAAGCAGACCCTCTACCGCACCTCCGGCGACTCCCCGATCGTGGACGCGCTGATCGAGGCGGCCCAGGCCGGCAAGCAGGTGCTCGCGGTGGTCGAGATCAAGGCCCGCTTCGACGAGCAGGCCAACATCGCGTGGGCCCGCAAGTTGGAACAGGCCGGCTGCCACGTGATCTATGGCCTGATGGGCCTGAAGACGCACTGCAAGCTGTCGATGGTGGTACGCGAGGAGCCGGAGGGGCTGCGGCGCTACGCCCACATCGGCACCGGCAACTACAACCCCAAGACCGCGCGGATGTATGAGGACATGGGCCTGCTCACCGCGAATCCGATCATCACCGAGGACGTGGCGCGGCTGTTCAACCACCTGTCGGGGATGACCCAGGAGGTCAACTACCGCCGGCTGCTGGTCGCCCCGCACGGCATCCGGCAGGGGCTGCTCGCCCAGATCGAGGACGAGATCGCCAACCATCGCGCGGGGCTGCCCGCGGGCATCCGGTTCAAGGTGAACTCCCTGGTCGACGAGGCGATCACCGATGCGCTCTACCGCGCGTCGCAGGCCGGCGTACCCGTTGATCTGTGGGTACGCGGCATCTGCACGATCCGCCCCGGCGTGCCCGGGCTGAGCGAGACCATCCGGGTCCGTTCGGTCCTCGGCCGGTTCCTGGAGCACAGCCGGATCTTCTGGTTCGCCGCCGGCGGGCGCCCGCGGGTCGGGATCGGCTCGGCCGACCTGATGCACCGCAATCTCGACCGCCGCGTGGAGACGGTCGTGTCGCTGAACAACTCCGCCCACGTGCGCCGGATCGAGGAGCTGTTCACCCTCGCCTTCGACGACGGCACCGCGGCGTGGCGGCTGGTGGACGAGGAGTGGACCGAACGCACCCACGACGACGCCGGCGAACCGCTGCTCGACCTGCAGGAGCACCTGATCGAGCAGGTCGCGCGGCGCCGCGTCAAGGACGGCTGA